Proteins co-encoded in one Terriglobia bacterium genomic window:
- a CDS encoding SpoIIE family protein phosphatase gives MDFFTKLQVRTGWKPPKSVLARLAALLAAITIPLYILGAIFSSLNRSRWYPPTLSFLLWFLSIVLLLLGYRWLRRNLMWRLRNRLVVTYIFIGVIPILLLLAMGAITGYLFAGQFATYVATEDISEELQRLEAGNAMLATEIAARTQDTRITAAEVVQAAHERLRAEFPGRVITVWMGKKSFVVPAEPNSAPLEIPEYARKPFFRSLVLGDDNRIYLRAVNTVDGRNGVPVSVVTSVPMSAQLLSQIVKDSGVVTVQPPDIVQDNSAPQPATTTPGPKKEGGVQFRFGGQKDSSVVTLQGGTFGDGRVTAGTVAPKRNWLDKELTFGTALQLRIWRTGDVKPGLLVVQTRPSTLYQRLFRTLGDFSGIILSALIAIAILFALIELVALFIGVRLTRTMTASVANLYDATQHIETGQLAHRIQVTREDQLAALERSFNSMTESLQRLIVEQKEKQRIESELAIAQEVQSLLFPRDISSLEGLEVHGICRPARTVSGDYYDFLPVGPHQLGLAVGDISGKGISAALLMATVHAFVRAYTLVESVPALQAVGAGNGDGENALIRMSDRGSATELPPGTLLAMLNHQLYRSTPSEKYATMFLGFYDTHTRQLKYSNAGHLPPLIIGQDGSVRQLDTGGLVVGLFGDVTYADDSVEMNPGDILVAYSDGITEPENEFGEFGEERLIALVHENRNLSL, from the coding sequence ATGGACTTCTTTACCAAACTGCAGGTCCGAACCGGCTGGAAACCGCCCAAGAGCGTTCTCGCTCGACTGGCGGCGCTGCTGGCTGCAATCACCATTCCGCTTTACATCCTGGGCGCGATCTTTTCATCCCTAAATCGCAGCCGCTGGTATCCGCCGACACTCAGCTTCCTGCTCTGGTTCTTGTCCATTGTCTTATTGCTGCTCGGCTACCGCTGGCTGCGCCGCAACCTGATGTGGCGTTTGCGCAATCGCCTCGTCGTCACTTACATCTTCATCGGCGTCATTCCCATCCTGCTGCTGCTCGCGATGGGCGCCATTACCGGCTATCTCTTCGCGGGACAGTTCGCAACCTACGTTGCAACTGAGGACATTTCAGAGGAGTTGCAGCGCCTGGAAGCCGGAAACGCGATGCTCGCGACCGAGATCGCCGCGCGAACACAGGACACGCGCATCACCGCCGCTGAGGTGGTACAAGCGGCGCATGAGCGCCTGCGCGCGGAATTCCCCGGCCGAGTGATCACTGTCTGGATGGGCAAAAAGTCCTTCGTCGTTCCGGCGGAACCGAACTCGGCTCCGCTGGAAATTCCGGAATATGCGCGCAAGCCGTTCTTCCGCTCGCTCGTTCTCGGTGACGACAATCGCATCTACCTGCGCGCCGTGAACACGGTCGACGGTCGCAACGGAGTTCCGGTCTCGGTAGTCACAAGCGTTCCAATGAGCGCGCAATTGCTGAGCCAGATCGTCAAGGACTCGGGCGTCGTTACCGTTCAACCTCCCGATATCGTCCAGGACAATTCGGCTCCGCAGCCTGCAACGACAACGCCCGGACCAAAGAAAGAGGGCGGAGTGCAGTTCCGCTTCGGCGGACAGAAGGACAGCTCGGTCGTTACGCTGCAAGGCGGGACATTTGGCGACGGTCGTGTTACTGCGGGAACAGTTGCGCCGAAGAGGAACTGGCTCGACAAGGAGCTTACGTTTGGAACCGCCCTGCAACTGAGGATCTGGCGGACTGGCGACGTGAAACCGGGACTCCTCGTCGTACAGACACGGCCTTCGACGCTCTACCAACGGCTGTTCCGGACACTCGGCGACTTCTCCGGCATCATTCTCTCGGCGCTCATCGCAATCGCAATCCTGTTCGCGCTGATTGAACTCGTCGCCCTGTTCATCGGCGTGCGGCTGACGCGAACCATGACCGCTTCGGTGGCGAACCTCTATGATGCGACCCAGCACATCGAGACTGGACAACTCGCGCATCGCATCCAGGTTACGCGGGAGGACCAGCTTGCAGCACTCGAGCGCTCGTTCAACTCCATGACCGAGTCCCTGCAGAGGCTCATTGTCGAGCAGAAGGAGAAACAGCGGATCGAGAGCGAATTGGCAATCGCGCAGGAAGTCCAGTCGCTGCTCTTCCCGCGCGACATCAGCTCGCTCGAAGGACTGGAGGTTCACGGCATCTGTCGCCCGGCGCGAACCGTGAGCGGAGACTATTACGACTTCCTTCCGGTCGGTCCGCATCAGCTTGGGCTCGCGGTGGGAGACATTTCCGGCAAGGGAATCTCCGCGGCGCTGCTGATGGCGACCGTTCATGCGTTCGTTCGCGCTTACACGCTGGTGGAATCGGTCCCGGCGTTGCAGGCGGTTGGCGCCGGAAATGGTGATGGCGAGAACGCGCTGATCCGCATGTCAGATCGGGGGAGCGCGACTGAGCTTCCGCCGGGAACGCTGCTGGCGATGCTGAATCATCAGCTCTATCGAAGCACTCCGAGCGAGAAGTACGCGACGATGTTTCTTGGCTTCTACGATACGCACACGCGACAACTGAAGTATTCCAACGCTGGTCACCTTCCTCCGCTGATCATCGGGCAAGACGGAAGCGTGCGACAGCTCGACACTGGTGGCCTTGTCGTTGGTCTGTTCGGCGATGTGACTTACGCCGACGATTCGGTGGAGATGAATCCGGGCGACATCCTGGTCGCTTATTCTGACGGAATCACCGAACCCGAGAACGAGTTCGGCGAGTTCGGCGAAGAGCGCCTGATCGCGCTCGTCCATGAGAATCGCAACCTCTCGCTCGA
- a CDS encoding allantoinase, translating into MANLMLVYGMRLLPSDEISEVGEAILKLKNGREARVTMHVLEGGKEEIESQLRQSVDAFFSFYPEI; encoded by the coding sequence ATGGCCAATTTAATGCTGGTTTACGGAATGCGCCTGCTCCCTTCCGATGAAATTTCTGAGGTCGGCGAAGCCATCCTCAAGTTGAAAAATGGACGTGAGGCTCGCGTTACCATGCATGTCCTCGAGGGTGGCAAAGAGGAGATCGAGTCGCAATTGCGCCAGAGCGTCGACGCCTTCTTCAGCTTCTATCCTGAAATCTGA
- a CDS encoding DUF3106 domain-containing protein: MRGPRFIFVLVLVVGLSFPVLAQRHRNNAPPPPAPKQDQRSFHSSQQNQQQQSNDNGARNFNGGGNFRGPGPHIGDWLRRHENLPPADQQKQLENDPNFRKLPQQRQEELRQRLEKFNNLPPDQKQRVLRRMDMLEHMTPAQRQETRQLFQQFRQLDPARKELVRGEIRRIRTLPAEDRQRTYNSDQFRSSFTPDEQNIIRGMGEMPQPSAPGAQEPR; encoded by the coding sequence ATGCGCGGGCCAAGATTCATTTTCGTGTTGGTGCTCGTAGTTGGTTTGAGCTTTCCGGTGCTGGCACAGCGCCACAGGAATAATGCGCCTCCGCCGCCCGCGCCCAAGCAGGACCAGCGCAGCTTCCACTCGTCGCAGCAAAACCAGCAGCAACAGTCCAATGACAATGGCGCCCGAAATTTCAACGGTGGTGGGAATTTCCGCGGCCCCGGCCCGCACATAGGCGACTGGCTGCGTCGTCACGAGAACCTCCCGCCTGCCGACCAGCAGAAGCAGTTAGAAAACGACCCCAACTTCCGGAAGCTTCCGCAGCAGCGCCAGGAAGAGTTGCGCCAGCGATTGGAGAAGTTCAACAATCTTCCTCCGGATCAGAAGCAGCGCGTGCTCAGACGCATGGACATGCTCGAGCACATGACTCCGGCGCAGCGCCAGGAAACACGGCAGCTTTTCCAGCAATTCCGCCAATTGGATCCTGCGCGGAAAGAACTGGTTCGCGGCGAGATTCGTAGAATCCGCACGCTTCCAGCCGAAGACCGTCAGCGCACCTACAACTCCGACCAGTTCCGCAGCAGCTTCACCCCCGATGAGCAGAACATCATTCGCGGCATGGGCGAGATGCCGCAACCGAGCGCCCCCGGTGCCCAGGAACCCCGCTAG
- a CDS encoding sigma-70 family RNA polymerase sigma factor — MSSFAYDGVLPMGSPGAAGAEGAGSSLSFDCTAPLSGLSDAEVMLRVKAGDDGAFNYLVDKFRRPMISFMYRMTHNSATAEDLAQEVFLRVYRSRAGYTADAKFTTWLYRIATNLAVNHARDTRHERPEVTVNIDESDEETGLTVDVPDTSMNAEQGILRRERLAAIRKHVEALPERQRLAVLMHKYQNMDYKQIAEVLHLSESATKSLLFRAYETLREKLKDFV; from the coding sequence ATGAGCAGTTTCGCCTATGACGGTGTGCTGCCCATGGGGTCGCCGGGTGCGGCCGGGGCCGAAGGGGCTGGGAGTAGCTTGTCCTTCGACTGTACCGCTCCACTCAGCGGCTTGAGCGATGCCGAAGTCATGCTGCGCGTGAAAGCCGGCGACGACGGCGCGTTCAATTACCTGGTGGATAAATTCCGCCGGCCGATGATCAGCTTCATGTACCGCATGACGCATAACTCGGCAACGGCGGAAGATTTGGCGCAGGAAGTCTTTCTTCGGGTGTATCGTTCTCGTGCCGGATACACAGCCGACGCCAAGTTCACAACCTGGTTGTACCGGATCGCCACGAATCTTGCAGTAAACCACGCGCGCGATACCCGGCACGAGCGGCCCGAAGTAACGGTCAACATCGACGAAAGCGATGAAGAGACCGGCTTGACTGTGGATGTGCCCGATACGTCGATGAATGCCGAACAGGGTATTCTTCGCCGCGAACGGCTCGCCGCCATCCGCAAGCACGTCGAAGCACTTCCGGAGCGGCAACGGTTAGCGGTTCTGATGCACAAGTATCAGAACATGGATTACAAGCAGATCGCAGAGGTCTTGCACCTGAGCGAATCTGCAACTAAATCGCTTCTGTTCCGCGCTTATGAAACTCTGCGCGAGAAATTGAAGGATTTTGTTTAA
- a CDS encoding halocarboxylic acid dehydrogenase DehI family protein, whose amino-acid sequence MPLDRLYEESEVSPEAAQIYGEIKAAFDLPYIPSLFKVLAGCPEYFRLAWKDLGPVAKSREFTASTNAMEEFIRSRAISGAWRLGEQEKLLAGQKVSTADMPVLAGVVGVFARGMPRMILFTRLLQRGFSGGQRGRITNGRQAPALSRLISLHIPGEKEAGLRTWLIYNDIKRTTGSPIVMDQFRVLTPFPGYLAAVWQDAKRVMAQPDFLRVKDEIARRSIGLTSGLPVRDHRELAKTIAPEQWRGIEAAVDTFARQLPSLALLTWVWRRSFVMPRGQAA is encoded by the coding sequence ATGCCGTTAGACCGCCTGTACGAAGAATCCGAAGTTTCCCCGGAAGCCGCTCAGATCTATGGCGAGATAAAAGCGGCATTCGACCTGCCATACATTCCCAGTCTTTTCAAAGTCCTTGCCGGGTGCCCGGAGTATTTTCGCCTGGCATGGAAAGACCTCGGGCCGGTAGCGAAGAGCCGCGAGTTCACTGCCTCAACCAACGCGATGGAAGAATTCATCCGTTCGCGCGCGATCTCAGGCGCGTGGCGATTGGGTGAACAGGAGAAACTCCTCGCAGGCCAGAAGGTATCGACGGCGGACATGCCCGTCCTTGCCGGAGTGGTTGGCGTGTTCGCGCGAGGAATGCCAAGGATGATCCTGTTCACGCGACTGCTTCAGCGCGGGTTTTCCGGAGGACAGCGCGGACGGATCACGAACGGACGCCAGGCACCTGCCTTGTCCCGCCTCATCAGTTTGCACATCCCCGGGGAGAAAGAAGCCGGACTGCGCACCTGGCTAATCTACAACGACATCAAGCGGACTACCGGCTCGCCAATTGTGATGGATCAATTCCGCGTGCTGACTCCTTTCCCGGGTTATCTCGCCGCGGTTTGGCAGGATGCGAAGCGAGTGATGGCGCAACCGGACTTTCTCCGTGTGAAAGATGAAATTGCGCGCAGGTCAATTGGGTTGACCTCGGGACTGCCCGTGCGAGATCATCGCGAACTGGCGAAGACGATCGCTCCGGAGCAGTGGCGCGGCATCGAGGCCGCCGTGGATACGTTCGCCCGACAACTTCCCTCGCTGGCGCTGCTGACTTGGGTTTGGCGGCGGTCATTTGTCATGCCAAGAGGGCAAGCGGCATAA
- a CDS encoding rRNA adenine N-6-methyltransferase family protein has protein sequence MLGSVIPSSRFLIQRISDRINWDRARVVVEYGPGVGNVSQHLLSKLHPNGRLVLVEMNEEFVFLLRQRLHDPRVTVVHGSAANVRNILLELEIANADYIISGIPYTTIPTVLRRRILRESRDMTGADGQVIVYQFMRTIERELRACFDHVEDEFEARNFPPARVWYCR, from the coding sequence ATGCTTGGTTCGGTTATTCCGAGTTCGCGGTTTCTGATTCAGCGGATCTCGGATCGGATCAACTGGGATAGAGCCCGGGTGGTAGTCGAGTACGGACCGGGCGTGGGCAACGTGAGCCAGCATCTCCTGTCGAAGCTCCACCCGAACGGACGCCTGGTTCTTGTGGAGATGAACGAGGAGTTCGTATTCCTGCTGCGGCAGCGCCTTCACGATCCGCGGGTGACGGTGGTGCACGGGTCGGCCGCAAACGTGCGCAACATACTTTTAGAGTTGGAAATCGCCAACGCGGATTACATCATCTCCGGTATTCCTTACACCACCATTCCGACTGTCCTGCGTCGGCGCATCCTGCGCGAATCGCGGGACATGACTGGCGCCGACGGCCAGGTAATTGTTTATCAATTCATGCGTACCATTGAGCGCGAGTTGCGCGCCTGCTTTGACCACGTCGAGGACGAGTTCGAGGCCCGCAACTTTCCGCCCGCGCGCGTGTGGTACTGCAGATAG
- a CDS encoding histidine triad nucleotide-binding protein: protein MTDPNCLFCKIIAGRVPSRKVYEDERVYVFEDINPKAPTHVLIIPKEHIVGLNTAAPEDAEILGYCQLVAAKIGRERGIEDGYRTVYNVGPRSGQSVFHIHLHLLGGRDLKWPPG, encoded by the coding sequence GTGACCGATCCGAATTGCCTCTTCTGCAAGATCATTGCCGGGAGGGTTCCGTCCCGAAAGGTTTACGAAGACGAGCGGGTCTACGTTTTCGAGGACATCAATCCGAAGGCGCCCACGCACGTGCTGATCATTCCCAAAGAGCACATCGTGGGTCTCAATACCGCCGCGCCGGAAGATGCCGAGATACTCGGATACTGCCAGTTGGTCGCGGCGAAGATCGGGCGCGAGCGCGGAATCGAGGATGGGTATCGCACGGTTTACAACGTCGGCCCGAGATCAGGGCAATCCGTCTTTCACATACACCTGCACCTTCTCGGCGGGCGCGATTTGAAGTGGCCGCCCGGATAA
- a CDS encoding SAM-dependent methyltransferase, which yields MSANPLRDRIVEVIRREGPIPFSRYMQMCLYETGMGYYARPREQFGKAGDFYTSSDVHAVFGRLLCRQFEEMWRVLGSPKQIDLVEMGPGRGLLALDVLDWAAKKFPEFSTALHYRLVETSEWLRDKLQERLSKYVASGHATVHALVEEVEPKLGHVVIAFGNEFFDALPVDIVTAAGEVRVDADDTGKFVERTVPARPELLDYLDNYSVRPEEDGRVEVNLLSMEHIRRVATLFENRRGFGVFIDYGYTREEQQAGRHLDTLMTYRQHQAGGDPYEAPGDQDITTHVNFTALEAAAKQCGLDSLALVKQSQFLIGIGEANEFADAFEDNVLPQERAKVALQLKHLVTPVGIGEVFDVLVLGRGVPSDTARALHGLKFAR from the coding sequence ATGAGCGCAAATCCGCTTCGTGATCGCATCGTCGAAGTCATCCGCCGGGAAGGGCCGATCCCGTTCTCGCGCTACATGCAGATGTGCCTGTACGAAACCGGTATGGGATATTATGCGCGGCCGCGCGAGCAATTCGGCAAGGCCGGCGACTTCTACACGTCGTCCGATGTTCACGCTGTCTTCGGCCGGTTGCTCTGCCGTCAGTTTGAAGAGATGTGGCGCGTGCTGGGCTCGCCGAAGCAGATCGACCTGGTCGAGATGGGGCCGGGGCGCGGGTTGCTGGCCCTGGACGTTCTGGACTGGGCGGCAAAGAAGTTTCCAGAATTTTCGACGGCGCTGCACTACCGGCTGGTCGAAACCTCGGAGTGGCTTCGCGATAAGTTGCAGGAGCGGTTGAGCAAATACGTCGCCTCCGGGCACGCGACCGTGCACGCACTGGTGGAAGAGGTCGAGCCGAAACTGGGACACGTGGTGATCGCCTTTGGCAACGAGTTCTTCGACGCCTTGCCGGTGGACATCGTGACCGCGGCGGGCGAGGTTCGCGTGGATGCCGACGACACCGGCAAATTCGTCGAGCGGACGGTTCCCGCGCGTCCCGAACTGCTCGACTACTTGGACAACTACAGCGTTCGCCCGGAAGAGGATGGCCGGGTGGAAGTCAACCTTCTGTCGATGGAGCACATTCGCCGTGTCGCGACACTCTTCGAGAACCGACGCGGCTTCGGCGTCTTCATCGACTACGGTTACACGCGCGAGGAGCAACAGGCTGGGCGGCATCTAGACACGTTGATGACCTACCGGCAGCACCAGGCGGGCGGCGATCCATACGAGGCTCCGGGGGACCAGGACATCACCACGCACGTGAATTTCACCGCGCTGGAAGCGGCCGCGAAACAGTGCGGGCTGGATTCGCTGGCGCTCGTGAAACAGTCGCAATTCCTCATCGGCATCGGCGAGGCGAACGAGTTCGCTGACGCCTTCGAAGACAACGTGCTACCGCAGGAGCGCGCCAAGGTCGCGCTTCAACTGAAGCACCTGGTCACGCCGGTGGGGATCGGCGAAGTCTTCGATGTGCTGGTACTGGGGCGAGGCGTGCCGTCCGATACGGCGCGTGCGCTGCATGGACTGAAGTTCGCGCGGTGA
- a CDS encoding rhomboid family intramembrane serine protease has protein sequence MLIPIKHENMSARRWPIVTFALIAINVVVFLFTYGPIERQSKQFSQVRMRILTLAARHPDLDIPESVKPFVDHIREKYPDEFAKLKQPTLQVADDPDARLHQMHETAQSQEEMNSLAGEYETLNNNSILTKYGYVPAHPTAISYITANFLHGGWLHIIGNLWFLWLAGFVLEDTWGRWIYSAFYFIAGAVALQFFAWTNPGSTVPLVGASGAVAALMGAFLVRFPKMKIEMYWLITFKGVKFKAPAYTLLPLWLLMEVFYGALFGSGSTVAHWAHVGGFAFGAVAAMGLKFSGLEHLANQAIEEQVGWTADPAITTATEQMEHNQFDEAVATLQGFLATQPNSVEAHALLQQIYWRRQELPQYHEVTAKLCALHLKAREYDLAWQNYEDFLNSGGQNMPVATWLDLGRAAEERQEYERALSEYETLIAAHPKERQSLMAQIAAGKVCVQRLNRPQDALKFFEAAKASPIPHLDWEMNIEAGIRDAKKVMRAGSAVGGGAH, from the coding sequence ATGCTGATCCCGATTAAGCACGAGAATATGTCGGCGCGACGGTGGCCGATCGTGACGTTCGCGCTCATCGCGATCAATGTCGTTGTATTCCTGTTCACCTACGGACCGATCGAGCGACAGTCGAAGCAGTTCTCGCAGGTCCGGATGCGTATCCTTACGCTTGCCGCGAGACACCCTGATCTGGATATCCCGGAATCCGTCAAACCATTCGTTGATCACATTCGGGAGAAGTATCCGGACGAATTCGCCAAACTCAAGCAACCCACGCTGCAGGTGGCCGATGATCCGGATGCGCGCCTCCATCAAATGCATGAGACCGCGCAATCGCAGGAGGAGATGAACTCGCTCGCCGGCGAGTACGAAACGTTGAACAACAACTCCATCCTGACAAAGTACGGGTACGTACCGGCGCACCCGACGGCGATCTCCTATATCACGGCGAACTTCCTGCACGGTGGATGGCTGCACATCATCGGCAATCTGTGGTTCCTTTGGCTGGCCGGATTTGTGCTTGAAGATACTTGGGGTCGGTGGATCTATTCGGCGTTCTATTTCATCGCCGGTGCGGTCGCGCTACAGTTTTTTGCGTGGACTAATCCCGGAAGCACGGTGCCGCTGGTCGGAGCATCTGGCGCAGTCGCGGCGCTGATGGGTGCCTTCCTCGTGCGATTCCCAAAGATGAAGATCGAAATGTACTGGCTGATTACGTTCAAGGGAGTCAAGTTCAAAGCGCCTGCCTACACTCTGCTGCCGCTATGGTTGCTGATGGAAGTCTTTTACGGGGCACTCTTCGGCTCGGGAAGTACTGTCGCGCACTGGGCGCACGTTGGCGGATTTGCCTTTGGGGCCGTCGCTGCTATGGGACTGAAGTTTTCCGGGCTCGAGCACCTGGCAAACCAGGCCATCGAAGAGCAGGTCGGCTGGACGGCGGATCCGGCGATCACCACGGCGACAGAACAGATGGAGCACAACCAGTTCGACGAAGCGGTCGCGACGCTGCAGGGCTTCCTCGCCACGCAACCGAACTCGGTCGAAGCGCATGCGCTGTTGCAGCAGATCTACTGGCGGCGGCAGGAGCTTCCGCAATATCACGAGGTCACGGCGAAGCTCTGCGCGCTACATCTCAAAGCTCGCGAATACGATCTCGCGTGGCAGAACTACGAGGACTTCCTCAACTCCGGCGGCCAGAATATGCCGGTCGCCACGTGGCTCGACCTTGGCCGCGCCGCCGAAGAACGGCAGGAATACGAGCGCGCACTGAGCGAATATGAAACCCTGATCGCGGCTCACCCTAAGGAGCGCCAGTCGCTTATGGCGCAGATCGCCGCAGGGAAAGTCTGCGTCCAGCGCCTGAACCGACCTCAGGACGCACTGAAGTTCTTCGAGGCCGCAAAGGCCTCACCAATTCCGCACCTGGATTGGGAAATGAATATCGAGGCCGGAATTCGGGACGCCAAGAAGGTGATGAGGGCGGGAAGTGCGGTGGGTGGCGGCGCACATTAG
- a CDS encoding DHA2 family efflux MFS transporter permease subunit has translation MELHRPKHVNPWVVTMSVMLATFMEILDTTVVNVSIQHIAGSMGSTVEEGTWVVTSYLVSNATILPMSGWLANRFGRRRLIIACVTGFTVTSVLCAVSTSLEWLIIFRVLQGLTGGGMQPLAQAIMLESFPKEKHGVAMAAYGIGIIFAPIMGPMLGGYITDNYSWRWIFYLNAPVGLLSFFLMLKFVWDPPYIRPQKGGVDLWGMGFLAVGLGSLQIVLDTGERKDWFGSDFIRFYAILCVTGLVLLIIRELWIDHPIVDLRALKDTTFAAGVFLISIVGFILYASLVLLPIYLQTLLGYPAYEAGKALSPRGVGSLLATPIVGVLTSKVDPRKILAVGFILGALTMFDLSHLNLNAGYWDIFWPQIIQGLAMSCMFIPLMALSMSRIPKEKMGNATSIFNLMRNIGGSFGIAVMTTFLTRRNQFHYVRLGENLSAGNIGTQQAFEGLKAWFRAHGADPYSAGQRALGALHGMLQRQAAMLSFVEAFWIMAVMFLCAVPVLLILRRPDHQVQREIERRNGHTRQTRKGAEIPVEVA, from the coding sequence GTGGAACTGCACCGGCCCAAGCACGTGAATCCGTGGGTCGTCACCATGTCGGTGATGCTGGCGACCTTCATGGAAATCCTCGACACCACTGTCGTCAACGTCTCCATCCAGCACATTGCCGGAAGCATGGGCTCAACGGTCGAAGAGGGCACTTGGGTCGTCACCTCTTATCTCGTTTCCAACGCCACCATCCTCCCGATGTCAGGCTGGCTGGCGAACCGCTTCGGACGCCGGCGGCTGATCATCGCCTGCGTTACCGGGTTCACGGTTACTTCGGTACTCTGCGCGGTCTCGACGAGCCTGGAGTGGCTCATCATTTTCCGCGTATTGCAGGGACTGACCGGTGGCGGAATGCAGCCGTTGGCGCAGGCCATCATGCTGGAGAGCTTCCCCAAGGAGAAGCACGGTGTCGCCATGGCGGCCTACGGCATCGGGATCATCTTTGCGCCCATCATGGGCCCGATGCTCGGCGGCTACATCACCGACAACTACAGTTGGCGCTGGATCTTTTATCTCAACGCGCCGGTCGGGCTGCTGTCGTTCTTCCTCATGCTGAAGTTCGTCTGGGATCCGCCCTACATCAGGCCGCAGAAGGGCGGGGTGGATTTGTGGGGCATGGGATTTCTCGCCGTTGGCCTCGGCTCGCTCCAGATCGTGCTCGATACCGGCGAGCGCAAGGACTGGTTTGGCTCGGATTTCATTCGCTTCTACGCGATCCTCTGTGTGACGGGGCTCGTCCTGCTGATTATTCGCGAGCTATGGATCGACCATCCGATTGTCGATCTGCGGGCTCTTAAGGACACGACCTTCGCCGCCGGAGTCTTCCTCATCTCCATTGTGGGCTTCATCCTCTACGCCAGCCTTGTGCTGCTGCCAATTTATCTGCAGACCCTGCTCGGATACCCGGCCTACGAGGCAGGGAAGGCGCTGTCGCCGCGAGGAGTCGGCAGCCTGTTGGCGACGCCCATTGTCGGAGTACTCACATCAAAAGTCGATCCGCGAAAGATTCTCGCCGTCGGATTCATCCTCGGTGCGCTCACGATGTTTGACCTGTCGCACCTCAACCTGAACGCGGGTTATTGGGACATCTTTTGGCCGCAGATTATCCAGGGATTGGCGATGAGTTGCATGTTCATTCCGCTTATGGCGCTCAGCATGTCGCGCATCCCGAAGGAAAAGATGGGCAATGCGACCAGCATCTTCAACCTGATGCGCAATATCGGCGGCAGCTTTGGCATAGCGGTGATGACGACCTTCCTCACTCGCCGCAACCAGTTCCACTATGTCCGGCTCGGCGAAAACCTGAGCGCGGGGAATATCGGAACTCAGCAGGCGTTCGAAGGCCTCAAAGCGTGGTTCCGCGCTCATGGTGCCGACCCTTACAGCGCCGGACAACGCGCCCTCGGCGCCCTCCACGGCATGCTGCAACGGCAGGCCGCGATGCTTTCATTCGTCGAGGCGTTCTGGATCATGGCGGTCATGTTCCTCTGCGCGGTACCAGTGTTGCTCATCCTGCGCAGGCCGGATCACCAGGTGCAAAGAGAAATCGAGAGAAGGAACGGGCACACAAGGCAAACGCGCAAAGGTGCCGAGATTCCGGTCGAGGTCGCATAG